One stretch of Malus domestica chromosome 14, GDT2T_hap1 DNA includes these proteins:
- the LOC103404624 gene encoding B2 protein-like has protein sequence MENNQQSFWQFSDQLRVQGSNFANLNINDSIWSNSYSKRPDERRNFDIKVGGEVSPIVNLTPKGSDFNGFNDSWVDNLKPKAAFSDANGSSNDGWNSFKPKASELNNGFNDNRWNSFNPKASDFNDNRWNSFNPKASDFNNAFNDGWKLGGAAGSQNSAVGLNGGFNKGIYSKPAIHNNNNNFMNLKPYKNKAHEEDQIHGGKTGKKNNSNSNPGKKKSGGGGDDNNKDGKSGVDKRFKTLPPAESLPRNETIGGYIFVCNNDTMQENLKRELFGLPPRYRDSVRAITPGLPLFLYNYSTHQLHGIFEAASFGGTNFDPSAWEDKKCPGESRFPAQVRVFTRKVCEPLEEDSFRPILHHYDGPKFRLELSVPEALSLLDIFADQNP, from the exons ATGGAGAACAACCAACAGTCGTTTTGGCAGTTCAGCGATCAGCTTCGAGTCCAAGGCTCCAATTTCGCAAATCTGAACATCAACGATTCGATTTGGAGCAATTCGTACAGCAAGAGGCCTGATGAGAGGAGGAATTTCGATATAAAGGTCGGCGGAGAAGTGAGTCCGATAGTTAATTTGACCCCGAAAGGGTCCGATTTCAACGGGTTCAACGACTCGTGGGTCGACAATCTGAAGCCGAAAGCGGCGTTTTCCGACGCCAACGGCAGTTCCAATGACGGATGGAATAGCTTCAAGCCGAAAGCTTCGGAGTTGAACAACGGATTCAACGACAACAGATGGAATAGCTTCAACCCAAAGGCTTCGGACTTCAACGACAACAGATGGAACAGCTTCAACCCAAAAGCTTCGGACTTCAACAACGCTTTCAACGACGGGTGGAAACTCGGCGGCGCTGCCGGGTCGCAGAATAGCGCCGTTGGTCTCAATGGCGGTTTCAACAAGGGGATTTACTCCAAGCCTGCAattcacaacaacaacaacaactttaTGAATTTGAAGCCGTACAAGAACAAGGCCCACGAGGAAGATCAGATTCATGGCGGGAAAACTGGGAAGAAGAACAACAGCAACAGCAATCCCGGTAAGAAGAAATCCGGCGGCGGCGGCGATGACAATAACAAGGATGGCAAGAGTGGCGTGGATAAGAGGTTTAAGACGCTTCCGCCGGCCGAGTCTCTGCCTAGAAATGAGACCATTGGTGGGTACATCTTTGTCTGCAACAATGATACCATGCAAGAGAATCTCAAGAGGGAGCTTTTTG GATTGCCTCCACGATATCGTGATTCAGTAAGGGCGATAACTCCGGGGTTGCCCCTGTTCCTCTACAACTACTCCACCCACCAACTCCATGGAATTTTTGAG GCTGCGAGTTTTGGAGGGACCAACTTTGATCCATCGGCCTGGGAGGACAAGAAGTGTCCCGGCGAGTCACGCTTTCCAGCTCAGGTTCGAGTTTTTACTCGGAAAGTTTGTGAGCCACTCGAAGAGGACTCGTTCAGGCCAATTCTTCACCACTACGACGGCCCTAAATTCCGACTTGAACTTAGCGTACCCGAG GCACTGTCTCTGTTGGATATATTTGCAGACCAAAACCCttga
- the LOC103404630 gene encoding 3-oxoacyl-[acyl-carrier-protein] synthase I, chloroplastic-like: protein MAGIAGPCSSGLLFRSREAGSINGASMAQFDGLRQVETMHMPVNGNKSNGLGFTSAPKCRIIKAMASSTVSAPKRETDSKKRTVITGMGLVSVFGSDIDTFYNKLLEGESGITLIDRFDASTFSVRFAGQIRDFSSKGYIDGKNDRRLDDCWRYGIVAGKKALEDANLGPEVLQTMDRTRIGVIVGTGMGGLTAFSAGVESLIQKGYKKISPFFIPYSITNMGSALLAIDTGLMGPNYSISTACATANYCFYAAANHIRRGEADIMVVGGTEAAVMPTGVGGFIACRALSQRNDEPHRASRPWDKNRDGFVMGEGAGVLVMESLESALKRGAPIIAEYLGGAVTCDAHHMTDPRSDGLGVSSCITKSLEDAGVSPEEVNYVNAHATSTLAGDLAEFNAIKKVFKDTSEMKINGTKSMIGHGLGAAGGLEAIATIKAINTGWLHPTINQDDLEPAVTIDTVPNVKKQHEVNVAISNSFGFGGHNSVVVFAPFSP from the exons ATGGCTGGAATTGCTGGTCCTTGTTCTTCTGGTTTGCTGTTTAGATCAAGAGAAGCTGGGAGCATTAATGGAGCTTCCATGGCACAGTTTGATGGGCTTAGGCAAGTGGAGACCATGCATATGCCTGTAAATGGTAACAAGTCAAATGGCTTGGGTTTTACCTCAG CACCAAAATGCAGGATAATCAAGGCCATGGCATCTTCAACTGTTTCTGCTCCCAAAAGAGAAACAGATTCCAAGAAACGAACTGTAATAACAGGAATGGGTCTAGTCTCAGTTTTTggaagtgacattgatacattctACAACAAACTCCTGGAGGGAGAGAGTGGGATCACTCTAATAGATAGGTTTGACGCTTCAACCTTCTCAGTTCGGTTCGCTGGACAGATACGTGATTTCTCCTCTAAAGGCTACATTGATGGGAAGAATGATCGCCGTCTAGATGATTGCTGGAGATACGGTATTGTTGCTGGCaaaaaggcccttgaagatgcCAACCTTGGACCTGAAGTTCTCCAAACT aTGGATAGAACAAGGATCGGAGTGATTGTGGGGACTGGCATGGGAGGCTTAACAGCTTTCAGCGCTGGAGTTGAATCTCTTATTCAAAAGGGATACAAAAAGATTAGTCCATTTTTCATTCCTTACTCCATTACCAACATGGGGTCGGCTTTGTTAGCAATTGACACTGGCTTAAtgggacccaactactccatcTCCACTGCTTGTGCCACCGCAAATTACTGTTTTTACGCAGCTGCGAATCACATTAGAAGAGGTGAAGCAGATATTATGGTAGTTGGTGGAACTGAGGCTGCAGTCATGCCTACTGGTGTTGGTGGGTTTATTGCTTGCCGGGCTTTGTCTCAGAGAAACGATGAACCCCACAGAGCTTCCAGACCATGGGACAAAAATCGTGATGGTTTCGTTATGGGAGAAGGTGCTGGTGTACTG GTTATGGAGAGCTTGGAAAGTGCATTGAAAAGAGGAGCACCGATAATTGCAGAGTACTTAGGAGGTGCTGTGACATGCGATGCTCATCACATGACTGATCCTAGGTCAGATGGTCTTGGTGTATCGTCTTGCATAACCAAGAGTTTAGAAGATGCTGGAGTTTCCCCTGAAGAG GTGAACTATGTGAATGCTCATGCAACATCTACACTAGCAGGGGATTTGGCTGAGTTTAATGCAATCAAAAAGGTCTTTAAGGACACATCCGAGATGAAGATCAACGGGACCAAG TCAATGATCGGACATGGTCTTGGAGCTGCTGGGGGATTGGAAGCCATTGCAACCATTAAAGCAATCAACACTGGCTGGCTCCATCCTACAATTAATCAAGAT GACTTGGAGCCTGCTGTTACAATTGACACTGTCCCGAATGTGAAGAAGCAACATGAGGTTAACGTTG CTATTTCAAATTCATTCGGCTTTGGCGGACACAACTCCGTGGTTGTCTTTGCCCCCTTCAGTCCCTAA